A window of the Serratia sarumanii genome harbors these coding sequences:
- the glk gene encoding glucokinase, producing the protein MTYALVGDVGGTNARLALCTVATGEITQAKTYSGLEFDSLEAVIRQYLKACDIEVQDACIAIACPVTEDWVAMTNHSWAFSIKEMKASLGLSHLEVINDFTAVSMAIPMLSPDDVLQFGGGDAQPGKPIAVYGAGTGLGVAHLVHVDRRWVSLPGEGGHVDFAPNSEEEDIILEVLRAEVGHVSAERVLSGPGLVNLYRAIVKADNRLPEKWEPKDITERALADSCIDCRRALSLFCVIMGRFGGNLALNLGTFGGVYIAGGIVPRFMEFFKASGFRAAFEDKGRFRDYVRDIPVFMITHGQPGLLGAGAHLRQTLGMQL; encoded by the coding sequence ATGACCTATGCCCTCGTGGGTGATGTTGGCGGCACCAATGCCCGCCTGGCGTTGTGCACTGTTGCGACGGGTGAAATTACCCAGGCGAAAACCTATTCCGGCCTGGAGTTCGACAGCCTGGAGGCGGTGATCCGCCAATACCTGAAAGCGTGCGATATCGAGGTGCAGGACGCCTGTATCGCGATCGCCTGCCCGGTGACCGAAGACTGGGTGGCGATGACCAACCACAGCTGGGCGTTCTCGATCAAAGAAATGAAGGCCAGCCTGGGGCTGAGCCACCTGGAAGTGATCAACGATTTCACCGCCGTCTCGATGGCGATCCCGATGCTTTCGCCGGACGACGTGCTGCAGTTTGGCGGCGGCGATGCGCAGCCGGGCAAACCGATCGCGGTGTACGGCGCCGGCACCGGGCTGGGCGTTGCCCACCTGGTGCACGTCGATCGCCGCTGGGTCAGCCTGCCGGGCGAGGGCGGCCATGTCGATTTCGCGCCGAACAGCGAAGAAGAGGACATCATTCTGGAGGTGCTGCGCGCGGAAGTGGGGCACGTTTCCGCCGAGCGCGTGCTGTCCGGGCCGGGCCTGGTCAACCTGTATCGCGCCATCGTCAAGGCGGACAACCGCCTGCCGGAGAAATGGGAACCGAAGGACATCACCGAGCGGGCGCTGGCAGACAGCTGTATCGATTGCCGCCGCGCGCTGTCGCTGTTTTGCGTGATTATGGGGCGCTTCGGCGGCAACCTGGCGCTGAATCTGGGCACCTTTGGCGGCGTGTACATCGCCGGCGGCATCGTGCCGCGCTTTATGGAATTCTTCAAGGCCTCGGGCTTCCGCGCCGCCTTCGAAGACAAAGGGCGTTTCCGTGACTATGTGCGAGACATTCCGGTGTTCATGATAACGCACGGCCAGCCGGGCCTGCTGGGTGCCGGCGCGCATCTGCGCCAAACGCTGGGCATGCAGCTGTAA
- a CDS encoding multidrug/biocide efflux PACE transporter yields MQLQNKSLIERIVHAVGFEVIAVMIVSPLGAWLLNRSMVQIGALAVALATIAMVWNMVYNTVFDRLWPVSRVVRNLKVRVLHAVGFEAGFILIGVPIAAWMLNISVLQAFMLEIGFFLFFLPYTMAYNWLYDTLRQRWFEARQPINSGAE; encoded by the coding sequence ATGCAACTGCAAAACAAGTCTCTCATTGAACGTATCGTCCACGCCGTCGGTTTCGAGGTGATTGCCGTAATGATCGTTTCTCCGCTGGGGGCATGGCTGCTTAATCGTTCGATGGTGCAAATCGGCGCATTGGCGGTGGCCTTGGCGACCATCGCCATGGTCTGGAATATGGTTTATAACACGGTGTTCGACCGCCTGTGGCCGGTCAGCCGGGTCGTCCGCAACCTGAAGGTGCGTGTGCTGCATGCCGTCGGTTTTGAAGCCGGTTTTATCCTGATCGGCGTGCCGATCGCCGCCTGGATGCTGAATATTTCCGTATTGCAGGCCTTTATGCTGGAGATCGGTTTCTTCCTGTTCTTCCTGCCGTACACCATGGCCTATAACTGGCTGTACGACACGCTGCGCCAGCGCTGGTTCGAAGCGCGCCAGCCGATCAATTCCGGCGCTGAATAA
- a CDS encoding alpha-keto acid decarboxylase family protein, whose amino-acid sequence MTQTYTVADYLLDRLAQIGIRHFFGVPGDYNLQFLDHVLAHPQITWVGCANELNAAYAADGYARCKPAAALLTTFGVGELSALNGVAGSYAEYLPVIHVVGTPAQRAQRAGDLLHHSLGDGDFTHFARIAKEVTVAQADLTADNAAEEIDRLIGVALLEHRPVYLMLPSDVAQAPLPSKPAPLMLRQAKLSRSALQAFIAAAREKLLSARRVSLLADFLADRFGAEAALDEWLQEVDIPHATLLLGKGVLDENRAGFVGTYCGGASDPAVKQLIENADVVINVGVRLTDTITAGFTHHLPVEKCIDIQPFEAWVGRQRFSRIPMRDAVQALHRLSLSLASRWPLPPIVRPALPEGDGEGLDQHAFWRQIQDFLRPGDIVLADQGTACFGAAALTLPRGCRLIVQSLWGSIGYTLPATFGVQTAEPQRRAVLLIGDGAAQLTVQELGSMLRDGLKPVIFVLNNQGYTVERAIHGPEQRYNDIARWNWTQLPPALAGERPVKALRVSDSDGLRQALREVADGDRLAFIEVMLPKMDIPELLDTVSRAIQARNAAA is encoded by the coding sequence ATGACTCAGACCTATACGGTGGCCGATTATCTGCTCGATCGTCTGGCCCAAATCGGCATCCGTCATTTCTTCGGCGTGCCGGGGGATTACAACCTGCAATTCCTCGATCACGTCCTCGCCCATCCGCAAATCACCTGGGTAGGCTGCGCCAACGAATTGAACGCCGCCTACGCCGCCGACGGCTATGCGCGCTGCAAACCGGCGGCCGCGCTGCTCACCACCTTTGGCGTCGGCGAGCTGAGTGCGTTGAACGGGGTGGCCGGCAGCTACGCCGAGTACCTGCCGGTGATCCACGTGGTCGGCACGCCGGCGCAGCGCGCTCAGCGCGCCGGTGATTTGCTGCACCATTCGCTGGGGGATGGCGACTTCACCCACTTCGCCCGCATAGCCAAAGAGGTGACCGTCGCGCAGGCCGACCTGACCGCCGACAACGCCGCAGAGGAGATCGACCGCCTGATCGGCGTCGCCTTGCTGGAACATCGCCCGGTTTACCTGATGTTGCCCAGCGACGTCGCACAGGCGCCGCTGCCGAGTAAACCGGCGCCGCTGATGCTGCGCCAGGCCAAACTGTCGCGCAGCGCATTGCAGGCGTTTATCGCCGCGGCGCGCGAAAAGCTGCTGTCGGCGCGGCGGGTATCGCTGCTGGCGGACTTCCTGGCCGATCGCTTCGGCGCCGAAGCGGCGCTGGACGAGTGGCTGCAGGAGGTCGACATTCCGCACGCTACGCTGCTGCTCGGCAAAGGCGTGCTGGATGAGAACCGCGCCGGTTTTGTCGGTACCTACTGCGGCGGTGCCAGCGATCCGGCGGTGAAACAGCTTATCGAAAACGCCGATGTGGTGATCAACGTCGGCGTGCGTTTAACCGACACCATTACCGCCGGTTTCACGCATCATCTGCCGGTGGAAAAATGCATCGACATTCAGCCGTTCGAAGCCTGGGTCGGGCGGCAGCGCTTTAGCCGCATTCCGATGCGCGACGCGGTGCAGGCGCTGCATCGCCTGAGCCTGTCGCTGGCGTCGCGTTGGCCGTTGCCGCCGATCGTCCGCCCGGCGCTGCCGGAAGGCGATGGGGAAGGGCTGGATCAGCACGCCTTCTGGCGGCAGATACAGGATTTCCTGCGGCCCGGGGATATCGTGCTGGCCGATCAGGGCACCGCCTGTTTTGGTGCGGCGGCGCTGACGTTGCCGCGCGGCTGCCGGTTGATCGTGCAGTCGCTCTGGGGATCGATCGGCTATACCCTGCCGGCGACGTTCGGCGTGCAGACCGCCGAACCGCAGCGCCGGGCAGTGCTGCTGATTGGCGACGGCGCCGCGCAGCTGACCGTGCAGGAGCTGGGTTCGATGTTGCGCGACGGGCTTAAACCGGTGATCTTCGTGCTGAATAATCAGGGATATACCGTCGAGCGCGCCATCCACGGGCCGGAGCAACGTTATAACGACATCGCGCGCTGGAACTGGACGCAGTTGCCGCCTGCGCTGGCCGGCGAGCGGCCGGTGAAGGCGCTGCGGGTCAGCGATTCGGACGGCTTGCGCCAGGCGCTGCGCGAGGTAGCCGACGGCGATCGGCTGGCCTTCATTGAAGTGATGCTGCCGAAGATGGACATTCCCGAGCTGCTCGACACCGTTTCGCGCGCCATCCAGGCGCGCAACGCCGCCGCTTAA
- a CDS encoding OFA family MFS transporter has protein sequence MNTKPANRSLIVLGTIICQMGLGTIYTWSLFNQPLVDKFHWGLADVATTFSITSFFLAFATLFAGKLQERFGIRNLTLCSGILVGLGLIASAHVSSLDMIYLLAGVVVGFAVGIAYISTLSNLIKWFPANKGLISGISVGAFGSGSLLFKYVNAALIADVGVSGAFFYWGAIVMGLIVVGSLLLKEPVLATNAAQQGANGLGNDFSVRQMLATKEAYLLFTIFFAACMSGLYLIGIVKDMGVQLAGMDLATAANTVSAVAIFNTAGRIILGTLSDKVGRMRVISFTMLVTVLAIVALSFMTLNHTLFFICVGAVAFCFGGNITVFPAIVGDFFGLKNHSKNYGIIYQGFGLGALAGSFVAKYFGGFHATFMVIGVLSAASLLITLFIKAPKAVEAETAETAQTAELAKA, from the coding sequence ATGAACACCAAACCGGCAAATCGCAGCTTAATCGTTCTCGGCACCATCATCTGTCAGATGGGCCTGGGCACCATCTACACCTGGAGCCTGTTCAACCAGCCGCTGGTCGACAAGTTCCACTGGGGGCTGGCGGACGTCGCCACCACCTTCTCCATCACCAGCTTCTTCCTGGCCTTCGCCACGCTGTTCGCCGGCAAGCTGCAAGAGCGCTTCGGCATCCGCAACCTGACGCTGTGTTCCGGCATTCTGGTCGGCCTGGGCCTGATCGCCAGCGCCCACGTCAGCTCGCTCGACATGATCTACCTGCTGGCCGGCGTGGTGGTGGGCTTTGCGGTCGGTATCGCCTACATCTCCACCCTGTCCAACCTGATTAAGTGGTTCCCGGCCAATAAAGGCCTGATTTCCGGCATCTCCGTCGGCGCCTTCGGCAGCGGCAGCCTGCTGTTCAAATACGTCAATGCCGCCCTGATCGCCGACGTCGGCGTTTCCGGCGCCTTCTTCTACTGGGGCGCCATCGTGATGGGCCTGATCGTCGTCGGTTCCCTGCTGCTGAAAGAGCCGGTGCTGGCGACCAACGCCGCGCAGCAAGGCGCCAACGGTCTGGGCAACGACTTCAGCGTGCGCCAGATGCTGGCCACCAAAGAAGCCTACCTGCTGTTCACCATCTTCTTCGCGGCCTGCATGAGCGGTCTGTACCTGATTGGCATCGTGAAAGACATGGGCGTTCAACTGGCCGGGATGGATTTGGCCACCGCCGCCAACACCGTGTCCGCCGTCGCCATCTTCAACACCGCCGGCCGCATCATCCTGGGTACGCTGTCCGATAAAGTAGGCCGCATGCGCGTCATCAGCTTCACCATGTTGGTTACCGTGCTGGCGATTGTCGCGCTGAGCTTCATGACCCTGAACCACACGCTGTTCTTTATCTGCGTCGGCGCGGTGGCCTTCTGCTTCGGCGGCAACATCACCGTGTTCCCGGCGATTGTCGGCGACTTCTTCGGCCTGAAAAACCACAGCAAAAACTACGGCATCATCTACCAGGGCTTCGGCCTGGGCGCGCTGGCCGGTTCGTTCGTCGCCAAATACTTCGGCGGCTTCCACGCCACCTTCATGGTGATTGGCGTCCTGTCCGCCGCCTCCCTGCTGATTACGCTGTTCATCAAAGCGCCGAAAGCGGTAGAAGCGGAAACGGCAGAAACCGCCCAGACGGCGGAATTGGCCAAAGCCTGA
- a CDS encoding DUF2502 domain-containing protein — protein MFKPLLLAAILATTVLPAAQQAHAEGISIDLMPGVSLRIGDRDNRGRYWDGYDWRDRDWWQGHQGRYLGDRSRRGYYWDGYRWRDRDYWRKHYYYHEGRYRKYDRHYDKHHWKKEKKHHHDHDRDRWRRHGDDDRD, from the coding sequence ATGTTTAAACCTCTGCTCTTGGCCGCCATCTTGGCGACGACGGTACTGCCCGCCGCACAGCAGGCGCACGCCGAAGGGATCAGCATCGATCTGATGCCGGGCGTTTCACTGCGCATCGGCGATCGGGACAATCGCGGCCGTTACTGGGACGGTTACGACTGGCGCGATCGCGACTGGTGGCAAGGCCATCAGGGGCGCTATCTCGGCGACCGCAGCCGCCGCGGTTACTACTGGGACGGCTATCGCTGGCGCGACCGCGACTACTGGCGCAAACACTATTACTATCATGAAGGACGCTATCGTAAATACGACAGGCATTACGATAAGCACCACTGGAAGAAAGAGAAAAAGCACCACCACGATCATGACCGCGATCGTTGGCGCCGCCACGGCGATGACGACCGCGATTAA
- a CDS encoding DUF2502 domain-containing protein translates to MKKTLLLLAALLALPLASQADVSIGVNVPGLSLHIGDRDNRGHYWDGYRWRDPRWWADHHRYERPRGYYYGPPPRVIYYGPPRRDWRDRPHYRMPPPPPPGYYYRPGPRW, encoded by the coding sequence ATGAAAAAAACGCTGTTGTTACTGGCCGCGCTGTTGGCGCTGCCGCTGGCGAGCCAGGCCGACGTGTCCATCGGCGTGAACGTGCCGGGCCTGTCGTTGCATATCGGCGATCGCGATAATCGCGGCCACTACTGGGACGGCTATCGCTGGCGCGACCCGCGCTGGTGGGCCGATCACCACCGGTATGAACGCCCGCGCGGGTACTATTATGGCCCGCCGCCACGGGTGATTTACTACGGGCCGCCGCGGCGCGACTGGCGAGACCGGCCGCATTACCGCATGCCGCCACCGCCGCCACCCGGCTATTACTACCGTCCGGGCCCGCGCTGGTAA
- a CDS encoding LytR/AlgR family response regulator transcription factor — MKAIIVEDEFLAQEELSYLIKKHSNIDIVASFEDGLDVLKYLQTHQVDAIFLDINIPSLDGVLLAQNISKFAHRPSIVFITAYKEHAVEAFEIEAFDYILKPYHEARIVTMLQKLEALHQRPAGAAEPASAPSRGSHSINLIKDERIIVTDINDIYYAAADEKVTRVYTRREEFVMPMNITEFYGRLPEAHFFRCHRSYCVNLAKIREIVPWFNNTYILRLSDLEFEVPVSRSKVKEFRQLMHL; from the coding sequence ATGAAAGCCATCATCGTGGAAGACGAATTCCTCGCGCAGGAAGAACTCAGCTACCTGATCAAGAAACACAGCAATATCGATATCGTCGCCAGCTTCGAGGACGGCCTCGACGTCCTGAAATACCTGCAAACCCACCAGGTCGACGCCATTTTCCTCGATATCAATATCCCGTCGCTGGACGGCGTGCTGCTGGCGCAAAACATCAGCAAGTTCGCGCATCGCCCGTCGATCGTGTTCATCACCGCCTATAAAGAGCACGCGGTGGAAGCGTTCGAGATCGAGGCGTTCGACTATATCCTCAAGCCCTATCACGAGGCGCGCATCGTCACCATGCTGCAAAAGCTGGAGGCGCTGCATCAGCGCCCCGCCGGCGCAGCGGAACCCGCCAGCGCGCCGAGCCGCGGCAGCCACAGCATCAACCTGATCAAAGACGAGCGGATCATCGTTACCGACATCAACGACATCTACTACGCCGCCGCCGATGAAAAGGTGACGCGGGTCTATACCCGCCGGGAAGAGTTCGTGATGCCGATGAACATCACCGAGTTTTACGGCCGGCTGCCGGAAGCGCATTTCTTCCGCTGCCACCGCTCTTACTGCGTTAACCTGGCGAAGATCCGCGAGATCGTGCCCTGGTTCAACAATACCTACATTCTGCGGCTGAGCGATCTTGAGTTTGAAGTGCCGGTCAGCCGCAGCAAGGTGAAAGAGTTTCGCCAGCTGATGCACCTGTAA
- a CDS encoding aspartate/glutamate racemase family protein has protein sequence MKVLGLLGGMSWESTIPYYRTINEQVKARLGGLHSAKIVLYSVDFQEIERLQHQGDWDGAGRLLAAAAVALRAAGAEAVVICTNTMHKVAEAVEQASGLPLIHIADATALQVREKNIRRVGLLGTRFTMEQTFYRGRLQELHGIEVVTPVSADRDIVHRIIYDELCLGKIRDASRDEYRRIISDLEQQGAQGIIFGCTEIGLLVSERDASVPVFDTTAIHARAAAAFALA, from the coding sequence ATGAAAGTGTTGGGCTTGCTGGGTGGCATGAGCTGGGAATCCACCATTCCGTATTACCGCACCATCAACGAGCAGGTAAAGGCGCGCCTCGGCGGGCTGCATTCGGCCAAAATCGTGCTCTACAGCGTCGATTTTCAGGAGATCGAGCGATTGCAGCATCAGGGCGATTGGGACGGCGCCGGCCGATTGCTGGCCGCCGCCGCGGTGGCTTTGCGCGCCGCCGGCGCCGAAGCTGTCGTGATCTGCACCAACACCATGCACAAGGTGGCGGAGGCGGTCGAGCAGGCCAGCGGCCTGCCGCTGATCCACATCGCCGACGCCACGGCGCTGCAGGTGCGGGAAAAAAACATTCGGCGCGTCGGGCTGCTGGGCACGCGCTTTACCATGGAGCAGACCTTCTACCGTGGCCGCCTGCAGGAATTGCACGGCATTGAGGTGGTGACGCCGGTCAGCGCCGATCGCGACATTGTACACCGCATCATCTATGACGAACTGTGCCTCGGTAAAATTCGCGACGCCTCGCGCGACGAGTATCGCCGGATCATCAGCGATCTGGAGCAGCAGGGCGCGCAGGGGATTATTTTCGGCTGCACCGAAATAGGCTTGTTGGTGAGCGAGCGGGATGCCTCGGTGCCGGTGTTCGACACCACCGCGATCCACGCCCGCGCCGCCGCGGCGTTCGCGCTGGCCTAA
- the mgrA gene encoding L-glyceraldehyde 3-phosphate reductase: protein MSYPASPSRYQDMEYRRCGRSGLKLPAVSLGLWHNFGDATLYDNARGLIRCAFDRGITHFDLANNYGPPPGAAEENFGRILNADLRAWRDELIVSSKAGYTMWPGPYGDWGSKKYLVASLDQSLKRMGLEYVDIFYHHRPDPETPLEETMAALDLLVRQGKALYVGLSNYPAERARQAFDILQRLGTPCVIHQPKYSMLERGPETALLDTLAEHGVGSIAFSPLAGGLLTDRYLHGVPQDSRAASGSRFLQPEQLTAERLDKVRRLDALARQRGQKLSQMALAWVLRGDRVTSVLIGASKNAQIEDAVGMLANRHFSEEELAQIEKILL from the coding sequence ATGTCCTACCCCGCCTCCCCCTCACGTTATCAAGACATGGAATACCGGCGCTGCGGCCGCAGCGGGCTGAAGCTGCCCGCCGTCTCGCTCGGACTGTGGCACAATTTCGGCGACGCCACGCTGTACGACAACGCCCGCGGCCTGATCCGCTGCGCCTTCGATCGCGGCATTACCCATTTCGATCTGGCCAATAACTACGGCCCGCCGCCCGGCGCCGCCGAGGAGAACTTTGGCCGCATACTCAACGCCGATCTGCGGGCCTGGCGCGATGAGCTGATCGTTTCGTCCAAAGCCGGTTACACCATGTGGCCCGGCCCCTACGGTGATTGGGGCTCGAAAAAGTACCTGGTCGCCAGCCTCGATCAGAGCCTGAAGCGCATGGGGCTGGAGTATGTGGATATCTTTTATCATCATCGGCCGGATCCGGAGACGCCGCTGGAAGAAACCATGGCGGCGCTGGATTTGTTGGTGCGCCAGGGCAAAGCGCTGTATGTCGGCCTGTCCAACTACCCGGCCGAGCGCGCGCGGCAGGCATTCGACATTCTGCAGCGGCTCGGCACGCCGTGCGTGATCCACCAACCGAAGTATTCGATGTTGGAACGCGGGCCGGAGACGGCGCTGCTGGATACGCTGGCGGAGCATGGCGTCGGCTCGATCGCCTTCTCGCCGCTGGCGGGCGGCCTGCTGACCGACCGCTACCTGCACGGCGTTCCGCAAGATTCCCGCGCCGCCAGCGGCAGCCGCTTCCTGCAGCCGGAGCAGTTGACCGCCGAGCGGCTGGACAAGGTGCGCCGCCTCGATGCGCTGGCGCGGCAACGCGGGCAGAAGCTGTCGCAAATGGCGCTGGCCTGGGTGCTGCGCGGCGATCGCGTTACCTCGGTGCTGATCGGCGCCAGCAAGAATGCGCAGATAGAAGACGCGGTGGGCATGCTGGCCAATCGCCACTTCAGTGAAGAAGAACTCGCGCAGATCGAGAAAATCTTATTGTAA
- a CDS encoding ion channel protein, translating into MLHPRANAMLAFALPALIIGSASSLVLLLVMKVAAALQQLLWVTLPDALSLDAQSPWWPVAMLTLTGVAVGLIVRYMPGHAGPDPATESLIGMPLPLSALPGLGLALIVGLAGGVSLGPENPITAINIALVAAAGARLLPKVPRMDWIILAAAGTIGAMFGTPVAAALIFSQTLAGNNETPLWDRLFAPLVAAAAGAVTTQMFFVPNFALQLDAYDVTRLPDIFSGAIVALIAIALGMVALWCFPHVHRLFHSMKNPVLMLGLGGFVLGLLALVGGEITLFKGLDEMKRLAQDDGYSVPALLAITLTKLAALVIAAASGFRGGRIFPAVFVGVALGLMLHQHVPAVPAAITVSCAIMGLVLVVTRDGWLSLFMAVAVVPDLHLLPVLCIVMLPAWLALAGKPLMLVNRRQPPHDD; encoded by the coding sequence ATGCTGCATCCGCGCGCCAATGCCATGTTGGCCTTTGCTTTGCCTGCGCTGATTATCGGTTCCGCTTCCAGTCTGGTGCTGCTGCTGGTGATGAAAGTCGCCGCCGCGCTGCAGCAATTACTGTGGGTAACGCTGCCCGATGCGCTGAGCCTGGACGCCCAGTCCCCCTGGTGGCCGGTCGCGATGCTGACGCTGACCGGCGTGGCGGTGGGCCTTATCGTGCGCTATATGCCGGGCCACGCCGGGCCGGATCCGGCGACGGAATCGCTGATCGGCATGCCGCTGCCGCTCTCCGCCCTGCCGGGGCTGGGGTTGGCGCTGATCGTCGGCCTGGCCGGCGGCGTCAGCCTGGGGCCGGAGAACCCGATCACCGCCATCAATATCGCGCTGGTAGCGGCCGCCGGTGCGCGCCTGCTGCCGAAGGTGCCGCGCATGGACTGGATCATCCTGGCGGCTGCGGGCACCATCGGCGCGATGTTCGGCACGCCGGTCGCCGCCGCGCTGATCTTCTCGCAAACTCTGGCGGGCAATAACGAAACGCCGCTGTGGGATCGCCTGTTCGCCCCGCTGGTGGCCGCCGCCGCCGGCGCGGTCACCACCCAGATGTTCTTCGTGCCCAATTTCGCCCTGCAGCTCGACGCCTACGACGTGACGCGGCTACCGGACATCTTCAGCGGCGCCATCGTGGCGCTGATCGCCATCGCGCTCGGCATGGTGGCGCTGTGGTGCTTCCCGCACGTTCACCGCCTGTTCCATTCGATGAAGAATCCGGTGTTGATGTTAGGGCTGGGCGGTTTTGTGCTGGGCCTGCTGGCGCTGGTGGGCGGAGAGATTACCCTGTTCAAAGGGCTGGATGAAATGAAGCGCCTCGCGCAAGACGACGGCTATTCGGTGCCGGCGCTGTTGGCCATTACCCTGACCAAGCTGGCGGCGCTGGTGATCGCCGCCGCCAGCGGCTTTCGCGGCGGGCGCATCTTCCCGGCGGTGTTCGTCGGCGTGGCGCTGGGGCTGATGCTGCACCAGCACGTTCCGGCGGTGCCGGCGGCGATCACCGTCTCCTGCGCCATCATGGGGCTGGTGCTGGTGGTGACGCGCGACGGCTGGCTCAGCCTGTTCATGGCGGTGGCGGTGGTGCCGGATCTGCACCTGCTGCCGGTCTTGTGCATCGTGATGCTGCCCGCCTGGCTGGCGCTGGCGGGCAAACCGCTGATGCTGGTGAACCGCCGGCAACCGCCGCACGACGATTAG
- a CDS encoding LysR family transcriptional regulator gives MHYSPEALHAFVEAAALGSFSAAARKLRKSQSTISTAIANLEADLALTLFDRSARQPVLTAAGRKVLGHVQAILAASERLDALSIQLAGEVEPRLSMVFSDTYQPKHHDQLMQQFELRYPEIELEWMIAEDGDVIDLLQSGRAHLGMVEVQKSYPPDIAFSRLPEQTDMGLFVAHQHPLAQAAAPTPEQLSSTRQLILNTYTGAEAARQGGLVWSAPSYLLLLEMAEQGFGWAVLPHWLVQQYGHNMLTELRPRGWPKMISVDAVWSKLTPPGPAGFWVLKRLLGDSLP, from the coding sequence ATGCACTATTCCCCGGAAGCGCTGCACGCGTTTGTCGAAGCCGCCGCCCTCGGCTCGTTTTCCGCCGCCGCGCGCAAGCTGCGCAAAAGCCAATCCACCATCAGCACCGCCATCGCCAATCTGGAGGCCGACCTGGCATTGACGCTGTTCGATCGCAGCGCGCGCCAGCCGGTGCTCACCGCCGCCGGCCGCAAAGTGCTGGGGCATGTGCAGGCGATCCTCGCCGCCAGCGAGCGGCTCGACGCCCTGAGCATTCAACTGGCGGGCGAGGTCGAACCGCGCCTGAGCATGGTGTTCTCCGATACCTATCAACCCAAGCATCACGATCAATTGATGCAACAATTCGAACTGCGTTACCCGGAGATTGAGCTGGAGTGGATGATCGCCGAAGATGGCGACGTTATCGATCTGCTGCAAAGCGGCCGCGCGCATTTGGGCATGGTGGAAGTGCAAAAAAGCTACCCGCCGGATATCGCCTTCTCTCGTTTGCCGGAACAAACCGACATGGGGCTGTTCGTCGCCCACCAGCATCCGCTGGCGCAGGCCGCCGCGCCGACGCCGGAGCAGTTGTCCAGCACCCGACAGCTGATCCTGAACACCTACACCGGCGCCGAAGCGGCCAGACAAGGCGGCCTGGTTTGGTCGGCGCCCAGCTATCTGCTGCTGCTGGAGATGGCGGAACAGGGGTTCGGCTGGGCGGTATTGCCGCACTGGCTGGTGCAACAATACGGCCACAATATGCTGACCGAGCTGCGGCCGCGCGGCTGGCCGAAAATGATCTCGGTGGATGCGGTATGGTCAAAACTGACCCCGCCGGGCCCGGCGGGGTTCTGGGTGCTGAAGCGCCTGCTGGGCGATTCCCTGCCTTAA